A genomic region of Exiguobacterium sp. Helios contains the following coding sequences:
- a CDS encoding potassium-transporting ATPase subunit C, whose translation MKQAIRVTVFVTALCGIVFPALLTLFGQLLVPDKAAGSLLQENGKFIGSELIAQPFTSKQYFHGRPSAVDQLAGASAGDNLAASNPELGKQMAEYEKQNQVDGASLPDDARVTSGSGFDPHISLDYARAQVKRIATERNLSPDAVRRLVDQEAGNNQYVNVLMLNLKLDRSPS comes from the coding sequence ATGAAACAGGCCATTCGTGTGACGGTTTTCGTCACCGCGTTGTGCGGGATTGTCTTTCCCGCTTTGCTGACCTTATTCGGTCAGTTACTCGTCCCGGACAAAGCAGCCGGTTCTTTGCTGCAGGAAAACGGAAAATTCATCGGATCGGAATTGATCGCTCAACCGTTCACGTCGAAACAGTATTTTCACGGACGTCCGTCAGCGGTGGATCAATTAGCGGGAGCTTCTGCCGGGGATAACCTGGCCGCGTCAAACCCGGAGCTTGGCAAGCAGATGGCGGAATACGAAAAACAGAATCAGGTGGACGGCGCTTCGCTTCCGGACGATGCCCGCGTGACATCCGGTTCTGGCTTCGATCCGCACATCTCGCTCGATTATGCACGGGCCCAGGTGAAACGGATTGCAACGGAACGAAACCTCTCGCCTGATGCCGTTCGACGATTAGTTGATCAGGAAGCAGGGAACAATCAATATGTGAACGTTCTGATGTTGAATCTGAAGCTTGATCGGAGTCCATCATGA
- a CDS encoding SH3 domain-containing protein, with protein MNTTLFTKPLKMLVSFILVLGIFVSYSPSLEAATTKATTYRLSADTYLYDKTTSSRKRLLTIKTGTIVSSTYESSSGYFRRVAYGGKTGYVASKYLTAFDQKETIKGQRFLVSKKTPLYTSASATAPVIATLNEQDAYYSSQKITNSVGEIFYRVKYDGKTVYARALNATPIAYTKMSKTALKTTDGYILRQYAGTAYPRQIVVPTGTSLQTTGRIGDWYNVTYAGKSGYMHKGAFTGSSKQEVTTIPETAFQTKSALVLYDTTDGTKRPLVTIPKGAIVKSTARSGLYHRITYDGKTGYVLTAALNEYTAKVKLASSRFLLSNSVEIKATPVSSAATLASLQTGNVYYTTQLVTNPLGEQWHKVSKDGKTGYVKVNQGKTIKYYTVHDLSLKTTTATALHSYAGPSYGVIKTIPNGTVVKIQGQIGNWYKVSYDGKSGYAAGTTFTDYVTTQPIPATDIQLETDVAMKAVPKANAATVTMFKAKDIYQTNQLVTNGSSKWHRVIKDGQTGYIPVDQGTPVDYSSENMAMKATETTVLRTYAGNSYATVATIATGTNVQVIGKIQDWYKVSANGKTGYVVADTMTELITKKTLPASRFVLSKSVDVKKSHHSTADTLTTLSVNDVYYTTQLVTNGRSEQWHRMTIDGKTGYVRVNQGTSIDYQALPATKYKTSASTPLRSYAGPSYASVTTIPNGTVVTVTGKIGNWMKITYAGKSGYAATSTLTEFSDTTTIAEVRFLLDAPVAVKSDAKDTATTIANLNKGNVYSTKTLVTTSVNGQWHQVTVNGKTGYIKLGQPTSPIAYEPIEKSFVRATGTTSLRSYVGDAYQLVASIPVNTILPVTGKIGSWYEVSYEGKTLYAYNGTMVMTSAKLNVYNSVATPYTFDSFISAQMKLNPPPQTDLYASKLMYVSSDYVRLGGALDPVNGTIATVTATTPLNIRSGATTASHVYGQFKPNVMIKVYQNVSGFYTTYPRVYTSTTRYSTIYWLNALEADVRNAADPLKVDRQSSAYYQFLDLSKSTGASAATLNNILATKGIFGKCTTGSCGQAFIDAGAKYSVNEAYLISHALLETGNGTSKLATGVTWNGRTVYNMYGIGAYDYDAINTGAAYAYSKGWFTPEAAIVGGAEFISTTYIHNAYDQNTLYKMRWSPMRPGVHQYATDMGWAVKQTTQIYKLYEQMDSYTAVFDIPVFTR; from the coding sequence TTGAACACGACACTATTCACGAAACCCTTGAAGATGCTGGTCAGCTTTATCCTGGTCCTCGGCATATTTGTTTCTTACAGCCCTTCACTCGAAGCTGCGACGACCAAAGCAACGACCTACCGTCTGTCTGCCGATACTTATCTGTATGACAAGACGACATCTTCACGGAAACGCTTGTTGACGATCAAGACCGGAACTATCGTTTCATCCACGTATGAGTCGTCTTCTGGCTATTTCAGAAGAGTAGCATACGGCGGAAAAACGGGATATGTCGCGTCAAAATATCTAACAGCATTTGATCAGAAAGAAACGATTAAAGGACAACGGTTCCTCGTTTCGAAAAAGACGCCCCTTTATACATCAGCGTCGGCGACAGCTCCTGTCATCGCTACTTTAAATGAACAGGATGCGTACTACAGTTCACAAAAAATCACGAATTCGGTTGGCGAAATCTTTTATCGTGTCAAATATGACGGCAAGACGGTTTATGCCCGTGCCTTAAACGCGACACCGATTGCCTACACGAAAATGTCGAAGACTGCTTTAAAAACGACAGACGGTTACATCCTCCGTCAATATGCCGGTACAGCCTATCCGCGGCAGATTGTCGTTCCAACAGGGACTTCCCTGCAAACGACCGGACGAATCGGTGACTGGTACAACGTCACTTATGCAGGTAAGTCAGGTTATATGCATAAAGGTGCGTTCACCGGCTCTTCTAAACAAGAGGTAACAACGATTCCGGAAACCGCATTCCAGACGAAATCGGCTCTTGTCCTGTACGACACGACGGACGGAACAAAACGACCGCTTGTCACGATTCCAAAAGGAGCAATCGTCAAATCGACTGCTCGTTCTGGTCTCTATCACCGCATCACGTATGACGGCAAAACAGGTTATGTCTTGACTGCTGCTTTAAATGAATACACGGCGAAGGTCAAGTTAGCCTCGTCACGCTTCCTGTTGTCGAATTCGGTTGAAATCAAAGCTACACCGGTTTCTTCCGCTGCGACACTTGCCAGCCTGCAAACAGGAAACGTCTACTACACGACGCAACTTGTGACAAATCCGCTTGGCGAGCAATGGCATAAAGTCTCAAAAGATGGCAAAACCGGTTATGTCAAAGTCAATCAGGGAAAAACGATCAAGTATTATACGGTCCATGATCTTTCTCTAAAGACAACGACAGCAACGGCCTTGCACTCGTATGCCGGTCCTTCGTACGGTGTCATTAAAACGATTCCAAACGGGACCGTCGTCAAAATCCAAGGACAGATCGGCAACTGGTATAAAGTCTCTTATGACGGAAAATCAGGTTACGCAGCCGGTACGACCTTTACGGATTATGTGACGACACAACCGATTCCGGCGACCGATATCCAACTTGAAACGGATGTCGCGATGAAAGCAGTACCGAAAGCCAACGCTGCGACCGTCACGATGTTCAAGGCAAAGGATATCTATCAAACGAATCAACTCGTCACGAATGGTTCGTCTAAATGGCATCGTGTCATAAAAGACGGTCAGACAGGATACATCCCGGTCGATCAAGGGACACCTGTCGATTACAGTTCAGAGAACATGGCAATGAAAGCGACAGAAACGACTGTACTGCGTACATATGCAGGAAATTCATATGCGACTGTCGCAACCATCGCGACAGGTACGAACGTTCAGGTCATCGGAAAAATTCAAGATTGGTATAAAGTATCGGCTAACGGGAAAACCGGTTATGTTGTTGCGGATACGATGACTGAATTGATTACAAAAAAAACACTGCCGGCTTCACGATTCGTCTTATCGAAGTCAGTCGACGTAAAGAAATCGCACCACTCGACAGCCGATACGTTGACGACACTCTCGGTAAATGACGTCTACTACACGACACAACTCGTCACGAACGGCCGGTCGGAACAGTGGCACCGGATGACAATCGACGGAAAAACCGGTTACGTTCGCGTCAACCAGGGAACATCGATCGACTATCAGGCATTACCGGCTACAAAATATAAAACATCAGCTTCAACACCGCTCCGGTCATATGCCGGACCATCGTACGCTTCGGTCACGACCATTCCGAACGGAACAGTCGTCACGGTGACAGGAAAAATCGGCAACTGGATGAAAATCACCTATGCCGGTAAAAGCGGTTATGCAGCTACTTCCACTTTGACGGAGTTCTCGGACACAACGACGATTGCAGAAGTCCGCTTCTTACTCGACGCTCCGGTCGCTGTCAAAAGTGATGCAAAAGATACGGCAACAACAATCGCCAACTTAAACAAAGGCAATGTCTACTCGACGAAAACCCTTGTCACGACATCCGTCAACGGACAGTGGCATCAAGTCACTGTCAACGGAAAAACAGGTTACATCAAACTCGGTCAACCGACTTCACCGATCGCTTATGAGCCGATTGAAAAATCATTCGTCCGGGCAACCGGTACGACTTCGCTCCGGTCTTACGTCGGGGATGCCTATCAGCTCGTCGCTTCCATTCCGGTGAACACGATTTTACCGGTCACCGGTAAAATCGGCAGCTGGTACGAAGTTTCTTATGAAGGGAAGACGCTTTATGCGTACAACGGAACCATGGTCATGACATCAGCCAAGCTGAACGTCTATAATTCGGTCGCCACTCCGTATACGTTTGACAGCTTCATCAGTGCCCAAATGAAACTGAATCCGCCACCGCAAACTGATTTATATGCTTCGAAACTGATGTATGTCAGTTCGGATTACGTTCGCCTCGGCGGTGCACTTGATCCTGTCAACGGAACGATTGCCACTGTCACGGCAACGACACCGCTGAACATCCGCTCCGGTGCGACGACTGCCAGTCACGTCTATGGTCAGTTCAAACCGAACGTGATGATTAAGGTCTACCAAAACGTCAGCGGATTCTATACGACCTATCCGCGTGTCTATACATCGACTACACGCTATTCAACGATTTATTGGTTGAACGCTCTTGAAGCCGATGTCCGGAATGCGGCCGACCCGTTAAAAGTCGACCGTCAATCCTCTGCCTATTACCAGTTCCTTGATCTATCCAAATCAACAGGTGCTTCAGCCGCGACGCTGAACAATATCCTCGCGACAAAAGGAATCTTCGGTAAATGTACGACAGGCAGCTGCGGCCAAGCTTTCATCGATGCCGGTGCGAAGTATTCGGTTAACGAAGCGTACCTCATCTCACATGCTTTACTTGAGACAGGGAACGGGACGTCGAAACTTGCGACAGGCGTCACTTGGAACGGACGCACGGTCTACAACATGTACGGAATCGGCGCGTATGACTACGATGCCATCAATACAGGTGCTGCATATGCGTACAGCAAAGGATGGTTCACACCGGAAGCCGCCATCGTCGGTGGTGCTGAATTCATCAGTACGACATACATCCACAATGCTTACGATCAAAACACACTCTACAAAATGCGTTGGAGTCCGATGCGTCCCGGTGTTCACCAGTACGCGACGGATATGGGCTGGGCGGTCAAACAAACAACCCAAATCTACAAGCTGTATGAACAGATGGACAGCTATACGGCCGTCTTTGATATTCCAGTCTTTACGCGTTAA
- the kdpA gene encoding potassium-transporting ATPase subunit KdpA, which produces MWTQFLIQFWILLIITLGAAVLLGRYIGTVFAPVAIRKNDWIGKVERRLLLLLGVDERKQDQSWVGYAKSLLLVNLLFFVGGYVLLRFQGILPLNPNGAANLDWSTALHTTISFMTNTDQQHYSGEALSYLSQTFVLGTMLFVAPTMAFTVCIAVIRGLANQPLGNFYADFVRFIIRVLLPVSFVFGVLLILLGVPQTFGGAVTVTTLEGAKQLIYRGPVAAFEVIKQLGNNGGGFFGANGAHPFENPNQYVNFIQMFLMLLIPMSLPIAYGKLIGSAKQGRLFLGVMTILFMLMTFGMAGSLFANPTAHGQELRFGQVGTVLYSSITTAAETGAVNAMHDSLHPLAGLIQLGNMMLNVVYGGTGAGFLNVLLYAFVAVFLTGLLIGRTPTFLGKKLETFEVKLMAITLLVPPFLILVGTAISMYVAPGVGAISNPGYHGLSQVLYEFTSATANNGSGFEGLGDANVYWNVSTSFALFFGRYIPLILMLAIAGSLKAKPAVPQDEFSFKTDTPLFGTVFLGTVVLVGALTFLPVLVLGPIADWLTM; this is translated from the coding sequence ATGTGGACTCAATTTTTAATTCAATTTTGGATTTTACTGATCATCACCCTGGGAGCGGCCGTTTTGCTTGGACGGTACATCGGAACGGTCTTTGCACCTGTGGCCATTCGAAAAAACGACTGGATCGGTAAGGTGGAACGACGACTCTTGTTGTTGCTCGGCGTCGACGAACGAAAACAGGACCAGTCATGGGTCGGTTATGCGAAAAGTCTGCTGCTCGTCAATCTGTTGTTCTTCGTCGGAGGATACGTGTTACTCCGTTTTCAAGGCATCCTGCCTTTGAATCCGAACGGTGCCGCTAATCTTGACTGGTCGACTGCCCTGCATACGACCATCAGTTTCATGACGAATACGGATCAACAGCATTACTCCGGTGAAGCATTATCCTATCTGTCACAGACGTTTGTCCTCGGAACGATGCTGTTCGTCGCACCGACGATGGCCTTTACAGTCTGCATCGCCGTCATCCGCGGCCTGGCGAATCAGCCGCTCGGGAACTTTTATGCGGACTTCGTTCGTTTCATCATCCGTGTCCTACTTCCGGTGTCTTTCGTATTTGGCGTGTTGCTGATTTTACTCGGCGTCCCGCAGACGTTTGGCGGTGCCGTGACGGTGACGACACTCGAAGGCGCGAAGCAGTTGATTTACCGCGGACCGGTCGCTGCTTTTGAAGTCATTAAACAGCTGGGGAACAACGGTGGCGGATTCTTCGGGGCGAACGGCGCCCACCCGTTTGAAAACCCGAACCAGTACGTCAACTTTATCCAGATGTTTTTGATGCTGCTGATTCCGATGTCACTTCCAATCGCTTACGGAAAACTGATCGGCTCAGCAAAACAAGGCCGCCTTTTCCTCGGTGTCATGACCATCCTGTTTATGCTGATGACGTTCGGGATGGCGGGCAGTTTGTTTGCGAATCCGACCGCACACGGTCAGGAACTCCGGTTCGGTCAAGTCGGAACTGTCTTGTACAGTTCCATTACGACAGCGGCTGAAACAGGTGCTGTCAATGCGATGCACGATTCGCTTCATCCGCTTGCCGGATTAATCCAGCTCGGAAACATGATGCTGAATGTCGTCTACGGCGGAACGGGTGCCGGTTTCCTGAACGTACTGCTGTATGCGTTTGTCGCGGTCTTCCTGACCGGACTATTGATCGGGCGGACGCCGACCTTCCTCGGCAAAAAGCTCGAGACGTTTGAGGTCAAGCTGATGGCAATTACGTTACTCGTTCCGCCGTTTCTGATTCTGGTCGGAACCGCGATTTCGATGTACGTCGCACCGGGTGTCGGAGCGATTTCCAATCCCGGCTACCATGGTCTATCCCAAGTTCTATATGAGTTCACCTCGGCGACGGCCAACAACGGTTCCGGCTTTGAAGGACTTGGCGATGCGAACGTCTACTGGAATGTCTCAACGTCGTTTGCCTTATTCTTCGGTCGTTACATCCCGTTAATCCTGATGCTTGCGATTGCCGGATCGTTAAAAGCGAAACCGGCTGTTCCACAGGATGAATTTTCTTTTAAAACAGATACCCCACTTTTCGGTACAGTTTTCCTCGGTACGGTCGTACTCGTCGGTGCACTGACATTCCTGCCAGTGCTCGTGCTTGGACCTATCGCGGATTGGCTGACGATGTGA
- a CDS encoding thioredoxin domain-containing protein, giving the protein MATNRLINEKSPYLLQHATNPVDWYPWGEEAFAAARSANKPIFLSIGYSTCHWCHVLAHESFEDEETARMLNDWFISIKVDREERPDIDQIYMTAAQLMNGQGGWPLSVFMSPDQTPFYIGTYFPKTPQFNRPSFRQVLLQLSEHYRTDPGKIKRVGQEIIQALTAVTTFDSEDPLDEALVHETFDQAMRQFDVENGGFGTAPKFPSPSLLTFLLDYYRFAEDETALQMVMRTLTAMRDGGITDHVGFGLYRYTVDERWEIPHFEKMLYDNALFATLCIETYQVSGRERFKQYAEEIFAYIERDLSSPDGAFYSAEDADSEGREGLFYTFTFDELTDLLGQDAVFPLLYQATPQGNFEGRIVFRRTGQSIQQLSADRNTAVQDILIQLEQERRTLLLFRSQRTRPFRDDKVLTSWNALMISAYAKAGRVFNDERYTERARQALTFLETHLMDDDRLHVRYRQGHIQGNGYLDDYSFLTEAYLELHQTTQHIPYLKQAIRLTERMIGDFSDEDGSFFFTSFEDETLLMRPKDVYDGVKPAGNSTAVSNLLRLSQLTGRTDYRDQAQRNFSTLASEIKSQPTGFARLLSVYTRTLMEPKELILLTESYTDVASFLTQLHQRRLPELSLLVGSKTDLLEIAPFLATYDAPTRQATAYLCHDFQCDRPTTNLSELFQKIMI; this is encoded by the coding sequence ATGGCGACGAATCGACTGATCAATGAAAAAAGTCCTTATTTACTCCAACACGCCACCAATCCGGTTGATTGGTATCCATGGGGGGAAGAAGCGTTTGCCGCTGCCCGTTCGGCGAACAAACCGATTTTCCTGTCGATTGGCTATTCGACCTGTCATTGGTGCCATGTTTTGGCACACGAAAGCTTCGAAGACGAAGAAACGGCCCGGATGCTGAATGACTGGTTCATCTCGATCAAAGTCGACCGGGAAGAACGACCGGATATCGATCAGATTTATATGACGGCGGCCCAACTGATGAACGGACAGGGCGGTTGGCCGCTCAGCGTCTTCATGTCCCCGGATCAGACACCTTTTTACATCGGTACCTATTTTCCGAAGACACCGCAATTCAACCGCCCGAGCTTCCGACAGGTTCTTTTGCAGCTCAGTGAACACTACCGGACCGATCCGGGCAAAATCAAACGGGTCGGACAGGAAATCATTCAGGCGTTAACGGCGGTCACGACCTTCGACTCAGAGGATCCACTGGATGAGGCATTGGTCCACGAGACATTTGATCAGGCAATGCGTCAGTTTGATGTGGAGAACGGCGGGTTTGGCACAGCTCCTAAGTTCCCATCGCCTTCGTTGCTGACTTTCCTGCTCGATTATTACCGGTTCGCAGAAGATGAGACCGCCTTGCAAATGGTCATGCGGACCTTAACCGCGATGCGGGATGGCGGAATCACCGATCACGTTGGATTCGGTCTTTACCGGTATACGGTCGATGAACGCTGGGAAATCCCGCATTTTGAAAAAATGTTGTATGACAATGCCTTATTTGCGACATTATGTATCGAAACGTATCAAGTATCGGGCAGAGAACGGTTTAAACAATATGCGGAAGAAATTTTTGCGTACATCGAACGCGATTTGTCCTCTCCGGACGGTGCGTTTTATTCGGCAGAAGATGCGGACAGCGAAGGTCGCGAAGGTCTTTTTTATACGTTCACATTCGATGAACTGACGGATTTACTCGGACAAGACGCCGTTTTCCCACTTCTCTATCAAGCCACGCCTCAAGGAAACTTCGAAGGGCGGATTGTTTTTCGGCGGACCGGTCAATCGATTCAGCAACTCTCGGCTGATCGAAATACCGCTGTCCAAGATATCCTGATCCAACTCGAGCAGGAGCGCCGGACCTTGTTGCTCTTCCGTAGTCAAAGGACCCGTCCGTTCCGTGACGATAAGGTCTTAACGTCTTGGAACGCCTTGATGATTTCTGCCTATGCGAAAGCAGGACGTGTTTTTAACGATGAGCGGTATACAGAGCGTGCCCGACAGGCTTTGACGTTCCTTGAGACCCATTTGATGGACGACGACCGGTTACACGTCCGGTACCGTCAAGGTCATATTCAAGGAAACGGTTATCTCGATGACTACAGTTTCTTGACGGAAGCTTATCTCGAGCTGCATCAAACGACACAGCACATCCCCTATCTCAAACAGGCAATCCGGCTGACAGAGCGGATGATCGGGGACTTCTCTGACGAAGACGGCAGCTTTTTCTTTACTTCATTTGAGGACGAGACGTTACTCATGCGGCCGAAAGATGTTTATGACGGCGTCAAACCGGCCGGTAACAGCACGGCTGTCTCGAATCTGCTTCGTTTATCCCAGCTGACAGGCCGGACCGACTACCGGGATCAGGCCCAGCGGAACTTCTCGACGCTTGCTTCCGAAATTAAATCTCAACCGACCGGTTTCGCCCGTCTTCTGAGTGTCTACACGCGGACGTTGATGGAACCAAAGGAGTTGATCTTGTTGACGGAATCTTACACGGACGTCGCCTCGTTTCTGACGCAGCTCCATCAGCGCCGCCTGCCTGAACTTTCACTGCTCGTCGGTTCAAAAACGGACTTGCTCGAAATCGCTCCATTCCTTGCCACGTACGATGCTCCGACTCGACAGGCGACAGCCTATCTTTGTCATGATTTTCAATGCGACCGACCGACGACTAATCTGTCGGAACTTTTTCAAAAAATCATGATATGA
- the kdpB gene encoding potassium-transporting ATPase subunit KdpB: protein MMEPIKDQPTGQKPNVPEKEATATVNPSIAKQATLDALKKLNPVHMVKQPIMFVVWIGCLLAIGYTVFIDEMRGFNLAVSIILFLTVLFANFAESIAEGRGKAQADSLKASKADVMARKRVGQMIENVSSATLRKGDIVFVRTGEYVPGDGEIIKGLASIDESAITGESAPVIKEAGGDFSSVIGGTLVVSDEIEVRITSNPGESFLDQMIALVEGASRQKTPNELALSTLLTSLTLIFLLVVMTLPVFTNYLGFSLSGPILIALLVCLIPTTIGGLLSAIGIAGMDRVTRFNVIAMSGKAVEAAGDIQTIILDKTGTITFGNRMASDILPVGDATTEATFAGATLSSLADETPEGRSVLELAELRNMTIEHDRLQGAEIIPFRAETRMSGLDLADGRRVRKGAGQAIQQWVVDQGGDIPGNLQETVEQISRLGGTPLVIAIDSTILGVIYLKDTVKPGMRERFDRLREMGIKTVMCTGDNPLTAATIAREAGVDDFVAECTPEDKIRVIKREQDAGHLVAMTGDGTNDAPALAQADVGLAMNSGTQAAKEAANMIDLDSNPTKIIEVVEIGKQLLMTRGALTTFSIANDVAKYFAIIPAIFMVAIPQMELLNIMRLDSPTTAILSALIFNAIIIPMLIPLAMKGVSYKPMTADQLLGRNLLIYGLGGVIVPFIGIKIIDVLLASIL from the coding sequence ATGATGGAACCAATCAAAGATCAACCTACTGGGCAGAAACCGAACGTTCCGGAAAAAGAAGCAACAGCAACTGTCAATCCATCGATTGCGAAACAAGCGACACTGGATGCCTTGAAGAAACTAAACCCGGTTCATATGGTGAAACAACCGATCATGTTCGTCGTCTGGATCGGTTGCCTGCTTGCAATCGGCTATACGGTTTTCATCGATGAGATGCGCGGCTTTAACCTAGCCGTCAGTATCATCCTATTCCTGACTGTCTTGTTCGCGAATTTTGCCGAATCGATTGCCGAAGGACGCGGGAAAGCACAGGCGGATTCCTTGAAAGCCTCGAAAGCCGATGTCATGGCACGGAAACGGGTCGGTCAAATGATCGAGAACGTGTCCTCGGCGACACTGCGTAAAGGTGATATCGTTTTCGTCCGGACCGGTGAATATGTACCGGGGGACGGCGAAATCATCAAAGGGCTTGCTTCAATCGATGAGTCGGCAATCACAGGTGAGTCAGCACCTGTCATTAAAGAAGCAGGGGGCGATTTTTCGTCCGTCATCGGCGGAACGTTAGTCGTCAGTGATGAAATTGAAGTCCGGATCACGAGCAATCCCGGCGAGTCATTCCTCGATCAGATGATTGCGCTCGTTGAAGGGGCAAGCCGGCAAAAAACACCAAACGAGTTGGCGCTGTCGACTTTACTGACAAGCTTGACGCTGATCTTTTTACTCGTCGTCATGACACTGCCTGTCTTTACGAATTATTTAGGATTCAGCTTATCGGGTCCGATCCTGATTGCACTGCTCGTCTGTTTGATTCCGACGACGATCGGCGGATTGTTATCAGCAATCGGAATTGCCGGAATGGACCGGGTGACCCGGTTCAACGTCATCGCGATGAGCGGGAAGGCGGTCGAAGCGGCAGGCGACATCCAAACGATTATCCTCGATAAAACCGGAACGATTACATTCGGGAACCGGATGGCATCTGACATTTTACCGGTCGGTGACGCAACGACGGAAGCCACCTTTGCCGGCGCGACGCTCTCATCACTTGCCGACGAGACACCGGAAGGCCGCTCGGTTCTGGAACTTGCCGAACTGCGAAACATGACGATCGAACATGACCGTTTGCAAGGTGCGGAAATCATTCCGTTCCGCGCGGAAACACGGATGTCGGGACTTGATTTAGCAGACGGTCGCCGCGTTCGAAAAGGGGCCGGTCAAGCGATTCAACAGTGGGTCGTTGATCAAGGGGGAGACATCCCCGGCAATCTTCAGGAAACGGTCGAGCAGATTTCCCGTCTCGGCGGCACGCCGCTCGTCATTGCCATCGATTCGACGATCTTAGGTGTCATTTACTTGAAAGACACGGTCAAACCCGGCATGCGGGAACGATTTGACCGCCTGCGGGAGATGGGGATTAAAACCGTCATGTGTACCGGCGACAATCCATTGACGGCAGCGACGATTGCCCGGGAAGCCGGAGTCGATGACTTCGTCGCCGAATGTACACCGGAAGATAAGATCCGGGTCATCAAACGCGAGCAGGACGCAGGACACCTGGTCGCGATGACGGGGGACGGAACGAACGATGCGCCGGCGCTCGCTCAGGCCGATGTCGGTCTTGCGATGAACAGCGGGACACAGGCAGCAAAAGAAGCAGCCAACATGATTGATCTCGATTCCAATCCGACGAAAATTATCGAAGTCGTCGAAATCGGGAAACAGTTGCTGATGACACGCGGCGCGTTGACGACGTTTTCGATTGCCAATGATGTCGCGAAATACTTTGCGATTATTCCGGCAATCTTCATGGTCGCGATTCCCCAAATGGAACTGCTCAACATCATGCGACTCGATTCGCCGACGACCGCGATTCTCTCGGCCTTGATCTTTAACGCGATTATCATCCCAATGCTGATTCCGCTCGCGATGAAAGGTGTCTCGTATAAACCGATGACAGCGGATCAGCTACTTGGTCGGAATTTACTCATCTATGGTCTCGGCGGCGTCATCGTCCCGTTCATCGGCATTAAAATCATTGATGTCTTGCTCGCAAGCATCCTATAA
- a CDS encoding universal stress protein, with amino-acid sequence MTRGKLKLYIGSAPGVGKTYKMLADAHALVGEGKDVVIGLIETHGRRDTAEMIGRLEQVPLLDVHYKEKVFLEVNVEAIISRKPDIVLIDELAHTNAPGSVRKKRYQDVSVLLEAGINVYSAVNIQHFESLLFKVKEMTGVEVRERIPDPFLGEADEILLVDVTPQTLRERLEHGKIYKKEKIEQSLNSFFSLQNLASLRELSLRQVADEVDDQVYQARLLIEKDPTLLQERILVCVQLNENARKLIYRGFRMASRMKADLYILTILPKPENQLPAFQKEVLAMLRESGALFDAEVLIRIQGERSIAETITAAAKHHRITQIVLGQSARTRWQEIRRGSIVNQIMRQNRGIDLQIVADDQV; translated from the coding sequence ATGACACGCGGAAAGCTGAAGCTGTACATCGGCTCGGCTCCAGGTGTCGGGAAGACGTATAAAATGCTCGCGGATGCACATGCGTTAGTCGGGGAAGGGAAGGACGTCGTCATCGGCTTGATTGAGACGCACGGCCGACGCGATACGGCAGAGATGATTGGACGGCTCGAGCAGGTGCCGTTACTCGACGTCCATTATAAAGAGAAAGTGTTTCTTGAGGTGAACGTCGAAGCGATCATTTCCCGCAAGCCGGATATTGTGTTGATTGACGAACTGGCACATACGAATGCGCCGGGTTCGGTTCGAAAAAAACGGTACCAGGATGTCTCTGTCCTGCTTGAAGCGGGAATCAATGTCTATTCGGCTGTCAACATCCAGCATTTCGAAAGCCTGCTGTTTAAGGTGAAAGAAATGACAGGGGTCGAAGTCCGGGAGCGGATTCCGGATCCCTTTCTCGGGGAGGCGGATGAGATTCTACTCGTGGACGTGACGCCGCAAACATTGCGCGAGCGGTTGGAACACGGGAAAATTTATAAAAAAGAGAAGATTGAACAAAGCTTGAATTCTTTTTTCTCCTTACAAAACTTAGCGAGCTTACGGGAGTTATCGCTCCGGCAAGTCGCAGATGAAGTCGACGATCAAGTGTATCAAGCCCGTCTGCTGATTGAAAAAGATCCGACATTATTACAGGAACGAATTTTGGTCTGTGTCCAGTTGAACGAAAATGCACGAAAGTTAATCTATCGTGGATTTCGGATGGCGAGCCGGATGAAAGCGGATCTCTATATCTTGACGATTCTACCCAAACCGGAAAACCAGTTGCCGGCATTTCAAAAAGAAGTACTGGCGATGTTACGGGAAAGTGGTGCCCTGTTTGACGCAGAAGTTTTAATTCGGATTCAAGGAGAACGTTCGATTGCGGAGACCATCACGGCGGCCGCAAAACATCACCGCATTACACAAATCGTGCTCGGTCAATCCGCACGGACCCGGTGGCAGGAAATCCGGCGCGGTTCGATCGTCAATCAAATCATGCGCCAAAACCGGGGCATTGATTTGCAAATCGTCGCTGATGATCAAGTCTGA